A genomic window from Bradyrhizobium lupini includes:
- a CDS encoding uroporphyrinogen-III synthase: MAHRLNGARILILETREEAQFSKLLAEQGAEVVQCPMFTIQDASDPAPVEAWIRRAIDKPFDDLVLMTGEGLRRIMKLARTRGLDQALVASLARSRKFTRGPKPGKALREIGLEQQQMTEKPTTEGVIEMLSKLDLNGRRLGLQLYPDKDHSALTGALVAQGAEVDTVLPYVYDPKAADASIVNAIDDMAEGRIDAIALTNLGQVRRLLEAARAHGSEARLRAGFERTLIASVGPAVSGELVAHGLRTDISPVEDHYFMRPLISAMAAALVDKRPKVAE, from the coding sequence ATGGCCCACCGCTTGAACGGCGCCCGCATCCTGATCCTGGAAACGCGCGAGGAGGCGCAGTTTTCGAAGCTGCTGGCCGAGCAAGGCGCCGAGGTCGTGCAATGCCCGATGTTCACCATCCAGGATGCATCGGACCCCGCCCCGGTCGAGGCCTGGATCCGCCGCGCCATCGACAAGCCCTTCGACGATCTCGTGCTGATGACCGGCGAAGGCCTGCGGCGGATCATGAAGCTCGCGCGAACCCGTGGTCTCGACCAGGCCTTGGTTGCTTCCCTCGCCCGATCGCGAAAATTCACCCGCGGCCCGAAGCCCGGCAAGGCGCTACGCGAGATCGGGCTCGAGCAGCAGCAGATGACGGAGAAGCCGACCACCGAGGGTGTGATCGAGATGCTGAGCAAGCTCGACCTGAACGGACGTCGCCTCGGCCTCCAGCTCTATCCCGACAAGGACCACAGCGCGCTGACCGGCGCGCTCGTCGCGCAAGGTGCCGAGGTCGATACCGTGTTGCCTTACGTCTACGATCCAAAGGCTGCGGACGCCAGCATCGTCAACGCAATCGACGACATGGCGGAAGGGCGGATCGACGCCATCGCACTGACCAATCTCGGCCAGGTCCGCCGTCTCCTCGAAGCTGCGAGGGCGCATGGCAGCGAGGCGCGCCTGCGCGCAGGATTCGAGCGGACGCTGATCGCGTCAGTGGGGCCGGCCGTCTCCGGCGAGCTCGTAGCGCACGGCTTGCGCACGGACATCTCGCCGGTGGAAGACCACTATTTCATGCGCCCGCTGATCTCGGCGATGGCGGCAGCATTGGTGGACAAGCGGCCGAAGGTGGCGGAATGA
- a CDS encoding branched-chain amino acid ABC transporter permease — MTSILTNLFDGVAYGMLLFVLACGLAVTLGLMNFVNLAHGAFAMAGGYVCMVLVNRMGWPFFAALPLAFVSSAAIGIVLERTLYRHLYARSHLDQVLFTIGLTFMSVAAVDYIQGSSRVFINLPAALQGQFDLFGVGIGRYRLMIIVICGLLTIGLQMVLAKTRFGSRLRAAVDDPRAASGLGINVPQVFAFTFAFGCGLAGLGGALSAEILGLDPYFPLKFMIYFLIVVTVGGSSSITGPFLASLLLGIGDVAGKYYVPKMGPFVIYTMMIVILIWRPNGLFGRTAAR, encoded by the coding sequence ATGACCTCAATCCTCACCAACCTGTTCGATGGCGTCGCCTACGGCATGCTGCTGTTCGTGCTGGCTTGCGGGCTCGCGGTTACGCTCGGCTTGATGAACTTCGTCAACCTCGCCCATGGCGCCTTCGCCATGGCCGGTGGCTATGTCTGCATGGTGCTGGTCAACCGGATGGGCTGGCCATTCTTCGCGGCATTGCCGCTTGCATTCGTCTCCTCCGCTGCGATCGGCATCGTGCTCGAGCGCACGTTGTACCGACACCTCTATGCGCGCAGCCATCTCGACCAGGTGCTGTTCACGATCGGCCTCACGTTCATGTCGGTCGCGGCCGTCGACTACATCCAGGGCTCGTCGCGGGTCTTCATCAACCTGCCGGCGGCGCTCCAGGGTCAGTTCGACCTGTTCGGCGTTGGCATCGGCCGCTACCGGCTGATGATCATCGTGATCTGCGGGCTGCTCACCATCGGTCTCCAGATGGTGCTGGCGAAGACGCGGTTCGGCAGCCGCCTGCGCGCCGCGGTAGACGATCCCCGCGCCGCGAGCGGCCTCGGCATCAACGTGCCGCAGGTGTTCGCCTTCACGTTTGCTTTTGGCTGCGGCCTGGCCGGTCTCGGCGGCGCGCTGAGCGCCGAGATCCTCGGCCTCGACCCGTATTTTCCGCTGAAGTTCATGATCTACTTCCTGATCGTGGTCACCGTCGGCGGCTCATCCTCCATCACCGGCCCGTTTCTGGCCTCGCTGCTGCTCGGCATCGGCGACGTCGCCGGCAAATATTACGTGCCGAAGATGGGACCTTTCGTGATCTACACCATGATGATCGTGATCCTGATCTGGCGCCCGAACGGTCTGTTCGGCCGCACGGCCGCGCGTTGA
- a CDS encoding ABC transporter ATP-binding protein translates to MTIVLETQNLEKQFGGLRVTRDLSLKIEQGARHALIGPNGAGKTTVINQLTGVLKPNSGRILLEGQDVTDLPVHKRVLRGLSRTFQINQLYPDLTPLETIGLAVSERLGHGGDWWRRMGTRSDVNGEIADLLTRFHLLDVMNEQTVTLPYGKQRLLEIAVAIAAKPRVLLLDEPAAGVPESERHDILAVVGSLPRDVTVLLIEHDMDLVFSFADRISVLVSGALLTEGPPEQVARDPQVKAVYLGEEAVNV, encoded by the coding sequence ATGACCATCGTGCTCGAAACCCAGAATCTCGAAAAGCAGTTCGGCGGTCTGCGCGTCACCCGCGACTTGTCGCTAAAAATCGAACAAGGCGCCCGCCACGCGCTGATCGGCCCCAACGGCGCCGGCAAGACCACGGTGATCAACCAGCTCACCGGCGTGCTCAAGCCGAACTCGGGCCGCATCCTGCTCGAAGGCCAGGACGTCACGGATCTGCCCGTGCACAAGCGCGTGTTGCGCGGCTTGTCGCGCACCTTCCAGATCAACCAGCTCTATCCCGACCTGACTCCGCTCGAGACCATCGGTCTCGCTGTCTCCGAGCGCCTCGGCCATGGCGGCGACTGGTGGCGGCGGATGGGCACGCGCAGCGACGTCAACGGCGAGATCGCCGACCTCCTGACGCGCTTCCACCTGCTCGACGTCATGAACGAACAGACGGTGACGCTGCCTTACGGCAAGCAGCGCCTGCTCGAGATCGCGGTCGCGATCGCCGCCAAGCCGCGCGTGCTGCTGCTGGACGAGCCCGCCGCCGGCGTGCCCGAGAGCGAGCGCCACGACATTCTCGCCGTCGTCGGCAGCCTGCCGCGCGACGTTACCGTGCTACTGATCGAGCACGACATGGACCTCGTGTTCTCCTTCGCCGACCGCATCTCTGTCCTGGTCTCCGGCGCGCTGCTCACCGAAGGCCCGCCCGAGCAGGTCGCGCGCGACCCGCAGGTCAAGGCGGTCTATCTCGGCGAGGAGGCGGTCAATGTCTGA
- a CDS encoding branched-chain amino acid ABC transporter permease, whose amino-acid sequence MNTAFLIQLLVNGLVVGTLYGVVAMSFVLIYKASQVVNFAQGELLLVGAWVCWTLLAKYQVPFWIGMPMTLVFMFVFGIAVQVLILRPMIGEPIISVIMVTIGLSTVLQATLKWIFGVNPQPFPRVFESQAVSLLGLQIQTVYVMSLVVSVAMMIGMAWFFRASKYGLAMRATAFNQQVAQSLGISVKSVFAMAWAISATVSAVAGVVVAVVNGVSSGLAGYGIKVFPAAILGGLDSVGGAVLGGIIIGLLENIAQYVDSEYLHWGNLYEIAPFYVLIIVLMIKPYGLFGTHDIERI is encoded by the coding sequence ATGAACACCGCCTTCCTCATCCAGCTCCTGGTCAACGGCCTCGTGGTCGGCACGCTCTATGGCGTGGTCGCGATGTCCTTTGTGCTGATCTACAAGGCTAGCCAGGTCGTCAATTTCGCGCAGGGCGAGCTCTTGCTTGTCGGCGCCTGGGTGTGCTGGACCTTGCTCGCGAAATACCAGGTGCCGTTCTGGATCGGCATGCCGATGACGCTGGTGTTCATGTTCGTGTTCGGCATCGCGGTGCAGGTCCTGATCCTGCGACCGATGATCGGCGAACCCATCATCTCGGTCATCATGGTGACGATCGGCCTCTCCACCGTGCTGCAGGCGACGCTGAAATGGATATTCGGTGTCAATCCACAGCCGTTCCCGCGTGTGTTCGAGAGCCAGGCCGTCAGCCTGCTCGGGCTCCAGATCCAAACCGTCTATGTCATGAGCCTCGTCGTCTCGGTCGCGATGATGATCGGCATGGCCTGGTTCTTCCGCGCCTCGAAGTACGGACTTGCGATGCGCGCCACCGCGTTCAACCAGCAGGTGGCACAGTCGCTCGGCATCTCCGTGAAAAGCGTGTTCGCGATGGCGTGGGCGATCTCAGCGACGGTTTCCGCGGTCGCGGGCGTCGTTGTTGCCGTGGTGAACGGCGTCTCGTCCGGGTTGGCCGGCTACGGCATTAAGGTGTTTCCGGCGGCGATCCTCGGCGGACTCGATTCCGTCGGCGGCGCCGTGCTCGGCGGCATCATCATCGGCCTGCTCGAGAACATCGCGCAATATGTCGACAGCGAATACCTTCACTGGGGCAATCTCTACGAGATCGCGCCGTTCTACGTCCTCATCATCGTGCTGATGATCAAGCCCTACGGCCTGTTCGGCACCCACGACATCGAGCGGATCTGA
- a CDS encoding redoxin domain-containing protein codes for MSERHVEGPLQPGDRAPNVVLDAITRDGKIALEDFRGQSPILVGLYRGLHCPFCRRHIAAQAQLDAALHEQGVESLTVVNTPIERARLYFRYHPLPNLLAASDPERLSHRAFGLPNLEFTENETEWPHKVGMNVVMSMQVDMPGELPAPMNRPAAAEYLNNKDGYEITEADQRMAATGQGQLFGQFLLDREGVVRWSFTEVPEGGHRMFAAPSPQELMSAASQMAS; via the coding sequence ATGTCTGAACGTCACGTCGAGGGACCACTTCAACCGGGCGATCGTGCACCGAACGTCGTGCTGGACGCGATCACACGCGACGGAAAGATCGCGCTCGAAGACTTTCGCGGACAAAGCCCGATATTGGTGGGCCTGTATCGGGGGCTGCATTGCCCGTTCTGCCGCCGCCATATCGCGGCACAGGCGCAACTTGATGCCGCCTTGCACGAGCAAGGCGTCGAAAGTCTCACGGTGGTCAACACGCCGATCGAGCGCGCGCGACTCTATTTTCGTTACCATCCGTTGCCCAACCTGCTCGCTGCGTCCGATCCCGAGCGGCTCTCGCACCGCGCATTCGGCCTGCCCAATCTCGAGTTCACGGAGAACGAGACCGAGTGGCCGCACAAGGTCGGCATGAACGTGGTCATGAGCATGCAAGTCGACATGCCCGGCGAATTGCCCGCCCCGATGAACCGGCCCGCGGCCGCGGAGTACCTCAATAACAAGGACGGCTATGAGATAACGGAAGCCGATCAGCGCATGGCGGCAACCGGCCAGGGCCAGCTCTTCGGGCAGTTTCTGCTCGACCGCGAGGGGGTTGTGCGCTGGAGCTTTACCGAGGTGCCCGAAGGCGGCCATCGCATGTTTGCCGCGCCGAGCCCGCAGGAGCTGATGTCGGCCGCCTCGCAGATGGCAAGCTAG
- a CDS encoding branched-chain amino acid ABC transporter permease, with amino-acid sequence MSASSDVGYHAQRQARWHYGEAAFWLIVLACGFVFPSRYLIMTDILRLALFAMSLDLILGYAGIVSLGHAAFFGVGAYAAGLLALHGIINEPVLALVVAGVVAMVLGFATSFLVIRGVDLTRLMVTLGIALLLEALAERFSNITGGTDGLQGIEMQPIFGEIPFDMFGKTGFFYSLTVLFLLFLFARRVVHSPFGLSLRAIKNNPLRAAAIGIPVNRRLIAIYTLAAFYAGIAGALFTQTTAIASLDVFAFERSADLMLVLVIGGTGYLYGGLIGAVLFRMLQELFSTITPQYWQFWIGLVLVVIVLVGRQRLHRWMLYVPNLVIRQIAGRKAVVAVPESDA; translated from the coding sequence ATGAGCGCCTCCTCCGACGTCGGCTATCACGCCCAGCGCCAGGCACGCTGGCACTATGGCGAGGCCGCTTTCTGGCTGATCGTGCTGGCCTGCGGCTTCGTATTTCCCTCGCGCTACTTGATCATGACGGATATCCTGCGGCTCGCGCTGTTTGCGATGTCGCTCGATCTGATCCTCGGCTACGCGGGCATCGTCTCGCTCGGCCATGCCGCCTTCTTCGGCGTCGGCGCGTACGCGGCGGGGCTTCTTGCGCTGCACGGGATCATCAACGAGCCCGTGCTTGCGCTTGTCGTCGCCGGCGTTGTCGCGATGGTGCTCGGCTTCGCTACCAGTTTCCTCGTGATCCGCGGCGTCGATCTGACGCGACTGATGGTGACGCTCGGCATCGCCTTGCTGCTTGAGGCATTGGCCGAACGCTTCTCCAACATCACCGGCGGCACCGACGGTCTGCAGGGTATCGAGATGCAGCCGATCTTCGGTGAGATTCCGTTCGACATGTTCGGCAAGACCGGCTTCTTCTATTCGCTCACCGTTCTGTTCCTGTTGTTCCTTTTCGCCCGCCGGGTCGTGCATTCCCCGTTCGGGCTGTCATTGCGCGCGATCAAGAACAATCCGCTGCGCGCGGCCGCGATCGGCATCCCCGTCAACCGCCGCTTGATTGCGATCTACACGCTCGCGGCGTTCTATGCCGGCATCGCAGGCGCGCTGTTCACCCAGACTACCGCGATCGCCTCGCTCGATGTGTTCGCCTTCGAGCGCTCGGCGGACCTGATGCTTGTGCTCGTGATCGGCGGCACCGGCTATCTCTACGGCGGGCTGATTGGCGCGGTGCTGTTTCGCATGCTGCAGGAATTGTTCTCGACCATCACTCCGCAATACTGGCAGTTCTGGATCGGCCTCGTGCTGGTCGTGATCGTCCTGGTCGGCCGCCAGCGCCTGCATCGCTGGATGCTGTATGTGCCCAATCTGGTCATCAGGCAGATAGCGGGGCGCAAGGCCGTCGTCGCCGTGCCGGAGAGCGACGCATGA
- a CDS encoding ABC transporter ATP-binding protein — protein MATSLEVRGVSLRFGGVRALTDVGFAIREGELFSIIGPNGAGKTSIVNCISGRYKPTEGQLFYQGRDITGLTPNARASLGIGRTFQNLALFHHMSVLDNIMVGRHHLLKNNFLTGSLYWLTGARKEELEHRRKVEEIIDFLDLQSVRKAPAGTLSYGLRKRVELARAMALEPRLILLDEPMAGMNFEEKEDMARYIVDLNEEFGMTVVMIEHDMGVVMDISHRVMVLDFGRKIAEGDPAAVLADPHVRRAYLGEEDEVLVDPDDAPPAQESAA, from the coding sequence GTGGCTACCAGTCTTGAAGTGCGCGGCGTGTCCTTGCGATTCGGCGGCGTTCGTGCGCTGACCGATGTCGGCTTCGCCATCAGGGAAGGCGAGCTGTTCTCGATCATCGGCCCCAACGGCGCCGGCAAGACCTCGATCGTGAACTGTATTTCCGGCCGCTACAAGCCGACCGAAGGCCAGCTGTTCTACCAGGGCCGCGACATCACCGGCCTGACGCCCAACGCGCGCGCGTCGCTCGGCATCGGCCGCACCTTCCAGAACCTGGCGCTGTTCCACCACATGAGCGTGCTCGACAACATCATGGTCGGACGCCATCACCTCCTGAAGAACAATTTTCTCACGGGCTCGCTGTACTGGCTCACCGGCGCGCGCAAGGAAGAGCTCGAGCACCGCCGCAAGGTGGAAGAAATCATCGATTTCCTCGATCTCCAGTCGGTGCGAAAGGCGCCGGCCGGCACTCTCTCCTACGGCTTGCGCAAGCGCGTCGAGCTCGCCCGCGCCATGGCGCTGGAGCCGCGCCTCATTCTCCTCGACGAGCCGATGGCCGGCATGAACTTCGAGGAGAAGGAGGACATGGCCCGGTACATCGTCGATCTCAACGAGGAGTTCGGCATGACCGTGGTGATGATCGAGCACGACATGGGCGTGGTGATGGACATCTCCCACCGCGTCATGGTGCTGGATTTCGGCCGCAAGATCGCCGAGGGCGATCCGGCCGCCGTGCTCGCTGATCCCCACGTCAGGCGCGCCTATCTCGGCGAAGAGGATGAGGTGCTGGTCGATCCTGACGATGCGCCGCCGGCGCAGGAGAGCGCGGCATGA
- a CDS encoding ABC transporter substrate-binding protein, giving the protein MFERKKPSHKAAWAAAAAAIAGLVAVAPAKAEDSVKIGLILPMTGGQASTGKQIENAIKLYMQQKGDTVAGKKIEIILKDDAAIPDKTKTAAQELIVNDKVHFIAGFGVTPAALAAAPLATQAKIPEVVMAAGTSIITERSPYIVRTSFTLAQSSTIIADWAVKNGIKKVATLTSDYAPGNDALNFFKQNFTAGGGEVVEEVKTPLANPDFAPFLQRMKDAKPDAIFVFVPAGQGGNFMKQYAERGLDKADIKVIGPGDVTDDDLLNNMGDAVLGTVTAHLYSAAHPSQMNKDFVAAYKKAYGNRPGFMAVSGYDGIHLIYEALKKTNGDTDGTKLVEAMKGQKWESPRGPISIDPETRDIVQNIYIRKVEKVDGELYNVEFATFEAVKDLGKTKK; this is encoded by the coding sequence ATGTTCGAACGTAAAAAACCGTCTCATAAGGCCGCTTGGGCCGCAGCAGCTGCCGCCATCGCGGGCCTCGTGGCCGTCGCTCCGGCCAAGGCCGAGGACAGCGTCAAGATCGGCCTGATCCTGCCGATGACCGGCGGCCAGGCCTCGACCGGCAAGCAGATCGAGAACGCGATCAAGCTCTACATGCAGCAGAAGGGCGACACCGTCGCCGGCAAGAAAATCGAGATCATCCTCAAGGACGATGCTGCGATTCCCGACAAGACCAAGACCGCCGCGCAGGAGCTGATCGTCAACGACAAGGTCCATTTCATCGCCGGCTTCGGCGTGACGCCGGCCGCGCTCGCGGCGGCGCCGCTGGCTACGCAAGCCAAGATTCCGGAAGTCGTGATGGCAGCCGGCACCTCCATCATCACCGAGCGCTCGCCCTATATCGTGCGCACCAGCTTCACGCTGGCGCAGTCCTCCACCATCATCGCCGACTGGGCGGTGAAAAACGGCATCAAGAAGGTGGCGACGCTGACCTCGGACTACGCGCCGGGTAATGACGCGCTCAACTTCTTCAAGCAGAACTTCACCGCCGGTGGCGGCGAAGTGGTCGAAGAGGTCAAAACGCCGCTTGCAAATCCTGATTTCGCACCGTTCCTCCAGCGTATGAAGGATGCCAAGCCTGACGCGATCTTCGTGTTCGTGCCGGCCGGCCAGGGCGGTAACTTCATGAAGCAGTATGCCGAACGCGGGCTCGACAAGGCCGACATCAAGGTGATCGGACCGGGCGACGTGACCGACGACGATCTCCTCAACAACATGGGCGACGCCGTGCTGGGCACGGTCACCGCTCACCTCTATTCCGCGGCGCATCCCTCGCAGATGAACAAGGATTTCGTCGCGGCCTACAAGAAGGCCTACGGAAACCGGCCGGGCTTCATGGCGGTGAGTGGCTATGACGGCATTCACCTGATCTACGAAGCGCTGAAGAAGACCAATGGCGACACCGACGGCACCAAGCTGGTCGAAGCGATGAAGGGCCAGAAGTGGGAGAGCCCGCGCGGCCCGATCTCGATCGACCCCGAGACCCGCGACATCGTGCAGAACATCTACATCCGGAAGGTCGAGAAGGTCGACGGCGAGCTCTACAACGTCGAGTTCGCGACCTTCGAAGCCGTCAAGGATCTCGGCAAGACCAAGAAGTGA
- a CDS encoding Crp/Fnr family transcriptional regulator: MISEDQLKRVAAWSRELTQAEIEVARTGITERSYGTGETVFMRGDTFDYWAGMVFGLARMGGVSRDGKETSLAGLTAGAWFGEGSVLKNEPRRYDVVALRNSRVALMERSAFMWLFENSVGFNRFLVRQLNERLGQFIGMLEVNRTLDATARLARSIASLFNPILYPESTAHLEITQEEIGALSGMSRQNANRALNRLEKEGLLRLEYGGVTILDIERLRGYGEE; encoded by the coding sequence ATGATTTCAGAGGATCAACTGAAGCGCGTCGCTGCCTGGTCGCGCGAGCTCACGCAAGCGGAGATCGAGGTCGCTCGTACGGGGATCACGGAGCGGTCCTACGGCACTGGCGAGACCGTCTTCATGCGCGGCGATACGTTCGACTATTGGGCCGGCATGGTCTTCGGCCTTGCCCGGATGGGTGGGGTCTCGCGCGACGGCAAGGAGACGAGTCTTGCCGGGCTGACGGCAGGGGCCTGGTTCGGCGAGGGCAGCGTGCTCAAGAACGAGCCGCGCCGCTATGACGTGGTCGCGCTGCGCAACAGCCGCGTCGCGCTGATGGAACGCAGCGCCTTCATGTGGCTGTTCGAGAACAGCGTCGGCTTCAACCGCTTCCTGGTACGCCAGCTCAACGAGCGGCTCGGCCAGTTCATCGGCATGCTCGAGGTCAACCGCACGTTGGATGCCACTGCGCGGCTTGCCCGCAGCATTGCTTCGCTGTTCAATCCGATCCTCTATCCGGAATCCACCGCGCATCTGGAGATCACCCAGGAAGAGATCGGCGCGCTTTCCGGCATGTCCCGCCAGAATGCCAACCGCGCGCTGAACCGGCTGGAGAAAGAGGGCTTGCTCCGGTTGGAGTATGGTGGCGTGACTATTCTGGATATCGAACGGCTAAGGGGGTACGGGGAGGAGTGA
- a CDS encoding long-chain fatty acid--CoA ligase, with amino-acid sequence MMDYAGRVAQADTYPKMLRLNAKEYGNEIALREKDLGLWRPFTWNDYQTRVRDFALGLVELGLGRQDVIGIIGDNRPDWVAAEIATHAVGGLSLGLYRDVLDEEASYLLNYGEAQLVFAEDEEQVDKLLTLADRVPKLKHIIYSDPRGMRKYDDPRLMSAETFAELGRARATREPDLYDRLVDATKGEDVAILCTTSGTTSHPKLAMLAAGRVLGHCATYLAFDPKGPDDEYVSVLPLPWIMEQVYVLGKGLLCRMKINFVEEPETMMNDLREIAPTFILFAPRVWESIAADVRARVMDATPFKQRLFDIGMKSGLAALEQGERSGFADAILFRALRDRLGFTRLRSAATGGAALGPETFKFFQAMGVPLRTLYGQTELLGAYTLHPAGKVDPDTTGVPMADSVEIRIDNADVHGVGEIVVRHPNMFLGYYKNPEASVADIKDGWMLSGDAGYFNANRQLVVIDRIKDLAETSRGERFSPQFIENKLKFSPYIAEAVVLGSGRDALAAMICIRYSIISKWAEKNRLSFTTYSDLASRPEVYALLKKEVETVNATLPPAQRISRFLLLYKELDADDGELTRTRKVRRSVINEKYEGIIDAIYRGQADIPVDTVIRFQDGSTQRVRTTLRVVDLGGPGHMAEAAE; translated from the coding sequence ATGATGGATTACGCAGGCCGCGTTGCGCAGGCCGACACCTATCCGAAGATGCTCCGGCTCAATGCGAAGGAGTACGGCAACGAAATTGCGCTGCGCGAGAAGGATCTTGGGCTATGGCGCCCGTTCACCTGGAACGACTACCAGACGCGGGTGCGCGACTTCGCGCTCGGCCTCGTCGAACTGGGCCTTGGACGCCAGGATGTCATCGGCATCATCGGCGACAACCGGCCGGACTGGGTCGCGGCGGAAATCGCCACTCATGCGGTTGGAGGCTTGAGCCTCGGGCTCTACCGCGACGTGCTCGACGAAGAAGCTTCGTATCTCCTCAATTATGGCGAGGCGCAGCTCGTTTTCGCCGAGGACGAGGAGCAGGTCGACAAGCTGCTCACCCTCGCCGACCGCGTCCCAAAGCTGAAGCACATCATCTATTCCGATCCGCGCGGCATGCGGAAATACGATGATCCGCGCTTGATGTCGGCGGAGACGTTTGCCGAACTCGGCCGGGCGCGGGCTACGCGCGAACCGGATCTTTACGATCGGCTGGTGGACGCGACCAAGGGCGAGGACGTCGCGATCCTCTGCACGACATCAGGTACCACGTCGCATCCAAAGCTCGCGATGCTCGCCGCCGGCCGCGTGCTCGGCCATTGCGCCACGTATCTCGCTTTCGACCCGAAAGGGCCGGACGACGAATACGTGTCGGTGCTGCCGCTGCCTTGGATCATGGAACAGGTCTATGTACTCGGCAAAGGCCTCTTGTGCCGGATGAAGATCAACTTCGTCGAAGAGCCCGAGACCATGATGAACGATCTGCGCGAGATCGCGCCGACGTTTATCCTGTTTGCACCGCGCGTTTGGGAATCGATCGCCGCCGATGTCCGCGCCAGGGTGATGGACGCAACCCCGTTCAAGCAGCGCCTGTTCGACATCGGCATGAAGAGCGGGCTTGCCGCGCTCGAACAGGGCGAGCGTTCCGGCTTTGCCGACGCGATCCTGTTCCGTGCATTGCGCGACCGCCTCGGCTTCACCCGCCTGCGTTCAGCCGCAACCGGCGGCGCGGCACTCGGGCCCGAGACTTTCAAGTTCTTCCAGGCCATGGGCGTGCCGCTGCGCACGCTCTATGGCCAGACCGAGCTGCTGGGGGCCTACACGCTGCATCCCGCGGGCAAGGTCGATCCCGACACGACGGGCGTGCCGATGGCCGACAGCGTCGAGATCCGCATCGACAATGCCGACGTCCACGGCGTCGGCGAGATCGTGGTGCGGCATCCCAACATGTTCCTCGGCTACTACAAGAACCCGGAGGCGAGCGTAGCCGACATCAAGGACGGCTGGATGCTGTCCGGTGACGCCGGCTATTTCAACGCGAACCGTCAGCTCGTGGTCATCGACCGCATCAAGGATCTCGCCGAGACCTCGCGCGGCGAGCGCTTCTCGCCGCAATTCATCGAGAACAAGCTGAAGTTCTCCCCCTATATCGCCGAAGCCGTGGTGCTGGGCTCGGGCCGCGACGCGCTCGCCGCAATGATCTGCATCCGCTACTCCATCATCTCGAAATGGGCGGAGAAGAACCGGCTCTCGTTTACGACCTACAGCGACCTGGCCTCGCGGCCCGAGGTTTATGCGCTACTCAAGAAGGAAGTCGAGACCGTCAACGCGACTCTGCCGCCGGCACAGCGCATCTCCCGTTTCCTGCTGCTCTACAAGGAGCTCGACGCCGACGACGGCGAACTCACCCGCACGCGGAAAGTGCGCCGCAGCGTCATCAACGAAAAGTACGAAGGCATCATCGACGCGATCTACCGCGGCCAGGCCGACATCCCCGTGGACACCGTGATCCGCTTCCAGGACGGCAGCACGCAGCGCGTACGTACAACGCTGAGGGTCGTGGACCTGGGCGGACCCGGGCACATGGCGGAGGCCGCGGAGTGA